The DNA window ACCGACGGAATCTCCATTCACTGTCAAATGACTGTACATCAGCATTTCCTTCTCTATGCATCTGAGACTGTGAAAACACATCACCTGAGGGCATCCATGTCAATAGTAGTACTAGCAGCGCGGTAATCCTGTTCATTTCAAATTTTGCTTCTTATGATGATTATTTAACGGTCATTCTGATTTCTGCTACCGGCAGGTTTGCTGCAGTAGCCTCTAGTGTGACAATACTTTTTTTTGAACCGGACCGTATCAGGAAAGTGGCGATACCAGCTTCAGCATTCACAGTGGCCGGACTTACCAGTTCTGCATCACCTTTAACCGTCATTGTTACAGACATATCTGAAGTGATGGCGAGGTTATGCGCGTCATCCGTCAGTTTTGCATAAACAAAAACCACATCCCCATTCACATGAAACGGCATCCCCATAACAGCGGGTTCCAAAGCGAGTCTGCTGACTGGTCCCGGAGTAGTAATGCTGTAGACTGCCACTTCTTTACCCTTCCTAAAACCTATTGCTTTCAGTGTTCCCGGCGCAAAATGAATATTCGTAAATGTAAAAGGCGGATGATCCAGATGGTTGGCATTACCTCCATTAAAATTATGCAGGTCTTTGCCATAAGGTGTTTCTTCTCCCTTATCCGGAGTATTTGTGGCCAGTGCTTTATCATTCAGCAATAATCTGACTGAATCACAGTTACTATAGACGATCACTTTTTCAGCATCAACCGGCTGGTTCCAATAGCTGGCAATATACACAAGCGGCCCACTGGAAAACGGCATTGCAGGGTTATAGGTAGCTGGCTGCTGGCTTTTAAAAAAGTAATAACTGAACTTCGGTATCCTGAAAATATCCGCCATACCCCATCCTTCAATACCTACTGTACAACCAGCCAGACCATCAAAGAAAGCCCATGTCAGATCACCTAACGCCCTGGGATAAATTTTCCTGTTCTTATTATGTTCCCATTGAAGATTCCAGGCCTGTTGCAACAAATTCTTCTCTCCTGCCGTACGCAACTGTCGGGAAGTACTGTTTCCGCCACCAAATTCATAATCTCCGTATTCCCTTATCAGGAAAGCATTTTCAGGGTATGTTGTATTATCACGTTTACCCGGATCACCATTCCAGTCATCATAAGGTACATCCCAACAAGCTTTGGTATAGTAAGAATCTCCGCTTGTAAAAAAACTCTTCCGGCCTTTCCATTCTTCCCGGGCCACCTCTGCCTGCCTGCATCTGAAGGCAGAATCAGGATAGGTTTCGTTAAGGCTAACCTCCCAGAGCAATATGCAGGGATGATTCCTGTCTCTGCGGACCATCTGCCGGATATCTCTCATTACGTTTTCTCCGAAAGCCGGATTACGGTTAAAATACTGCCATCCGGGAATGGGGTTCAGTACCAGCAGCCCCAGTTCATCAGCTGCATCCAGAAAAGAAGGATCAGAAGGATAATGCCCGGCTCTTATCGTATTCATACCGGCAGATTTTATCATCCATACATCACGATAGGAAGCTTCATCAGACAAAGCGTTTCCGATGTAGGGATAGTTCTGATGCCGGTTGGTACCTGTTAACCGGTAAGGGGCTCCGTTGATCAGCAATCCTTTCTCCTTTGTTATTTCGAAAGAGCGGATACCGATGCGCGTTTTATGTTTGTCTACCGGAACATTTGCTGCATATACAGTGGTGAGAAGCGTATAAAGATAAGGATGGTCGGGATGCCACAGATGAGGTGCCCGGACCGTCATTACCTGGTTAAGTACTTTGCTCTTTCCCCGTTCAGCTATCACTTTACCACTTGTTACAGTTGCAACCACATGGCCCTGGACATCGATAATTTCCTGCCTGATGCTGACAGGGGTATTTTGGTTAGATGAGTTAATCACATCTGTTTGTACTTCAATTACAGCCCGCTCCTTGCTGACCTGCGGATAGGATACGAATATTCCGCCGCCAGCAGGTTTATCAGCTGTAATGGCATTCGTTATATGAACAGGCTGTTTTATGTGCAACCATACATCCCTGTAGATGCCCGAATAATAAACGAAATCAAGTTTTCCGACAGGCTTTCCGGGAGGAACCACAGGGTTTGCCTTGTTATTTACACATAATACGATTTCATTTTTTTTGCCGTAAAGCGCTTTATCAGAAAGATCAATAATAAACGGTAAATAGCCTCCCTGATAACGTCCGATATACTTTCCGTTAAGCCATACATCGCTCACCTGCATGGCGCCTTCAAATTCGAGAGAGATGTTTTTTCCCTTTAGTGAATCCGCCAGCACAAACTCTTTCCGGTAGTAGGCAAGCCCCTCGCGAGGCTTAACAATCACCAGCGGTTCGGGGAATGCAATATGTGGCAACATAACAGTCTTCCAACTTGTCTGCTGTACGGGCCGTAGCACTTCTGCCAGCACCGTATCTGCTGCAGACAATACATTGCCCGCTTTATCTTCCTTCTCAATTAAAAACTGGTCGCTCCAGTTCCCTCCAAGACGCCTGAAGGAGTCAATACCTGCCTTATCGATAAACTCCACTGCCTTGAATTGCCATCCATCATTAAAACGTATTGATTGTGCCTTCGCCGGAACTGAAAATATTCCGGTAACAACCATCACCAGCAACCATCTTATGTCCTTTCCTGTAATCATCTTTTTATGCTTTTACCTGTGAGGGTTCGTGCGCTATCAAGCGAGCCATCTGCATATGGCAATTCAATACGAATATTTTTTTCCATTGAACACGGTTGATAATTCACCTTTATACCAATTCTGTAAAACTCAGGAAATACCCGATGATCATAGATATGCTGGTATAAGTCAGGTTTATTTCATGGGGCAAAATACACCAGGGGTACTTTTTAAAGATGCAATTATTTATCAATTAATTAGTAAAAATTGATCGTTAACACAATGAAGCCGACAATGATTCTGATAATATGTAAGAGTAGAGTTAACTAAAAAAAAGAAGCGGGTTATATCTGAGATATAACCCGCTTTTGTGACTCCGTCAGGATTCAAACCTGAAACCTTCTGATCCGTAGTCAGATGCTCTATTCAGTTGAGCTACGGAGCCGTTTGTTTGTGATTGGATTGCAAAGGTAAGCGTTTTTTCGAAACCACCAAATAATTTATTTATTTTTTCTGCAATTTCCTGGTTTACACTTACTTTTACAACGTTGCTTAATGATTATTACAAGTGAAAATTCAACTCTGGAGCATAGGAAAAGAACATGATCCCTACATCAGGGAGGGGATGGCAGTATTTCAAAAAAGGCTGCAACATTACGTGGATTTCGACGTAAAACTGATCCCTACAGTAAAGCAAGCCGCCAGCTTATCAGTAGCAGAACTGAAGAAGCAGGAGGCTAAAATCATCCTGGATCTCTTGCAACCTACCGATTACCTGGTAGCGCTGGATGAAAAAGGTAAGATGATGACCACCGTTCAGTTTGCCGACTTTCTGCAACAACGGACCAACGCCAGTACCCGACAGCTGATCATCCTCATAGGTGGTGCTTTTGGCATCGATCAGTCTTTACTGGAACGGGCGCAGTTAAAGATGTCCTTGTCTCCCCTCACCTTCCCGCATCAACTGGTAAGGCTTATTTTCACCGAACAGTTGTACCGGGCCTATACGGTAATAAACCGGGAAAAATATCATCATCAATAGTTACATTTATAGTCTAACAACCTGAGCTTATGTCCGTCAGCATCATTATTATTATCGTTACGTGCCTTATCTCCTATACAGCGCTGAACAACTATGACCAGCTGGATAAGCTGAGTATGCAGCCTTACATGGTAAAGCATAACAAGGAATATTACCGGTTTATCACCTCCGGATTTGTACATGCCGACCTGCAACATCTTATTTTCAACATGCTGACCCTGTTTTTCTTCGGGCCTTATGTAGAAGATGTTTTCCTTCAGCTTTTTAATATGAAGCTGATGTATCCGGTTTATTATCTGTTGGGGATTATT is part of the Chitinophaga flava genome and encodes:
- a CDS encoding glycoside hydrolase family 2 protein, with translation MITGKDIRWLLVMVVTGIFSVPAKAQSIRFNDGWQFKAVEFIDKAGIDSFRRLGGNWSDQFLIEKEDKAGNVLSAADTVLAEVLRPVQQTSWKTVMLPHIAFPEPLVIVKPREGLAYYRKEFVLADSLKGKNISLEFEGAMQVSDVWLNGKYIGRYQGGYLPFIIDLSDKALYGKKNEIVLCVNNKANPVVPPGKPVGKLDFVYYSGIYRDVWLHIKQPVHITNAITADKPAGGGIFVSYPQVSKERAVIEVQTDVINSSNQNTPVSIRQEIIDVQGHVVATVTSGKVIAERGKSKVLNQVMTVRAPHLWHPDHPYLYTLLTTVYAANVPVDKHKTRIGIRSFEITKEKGLLINGAPYRLTGTNRHQNYPYIGNALSDEASYRDVWMIKSAGMNTIRAGHYPSDPSFLDAADELGLLVLNPIPGWQYFNRNPAFGENVMRDIRQMVRRDRNHPCILLWEVSLNETYPDSAFRCRQAEVAREEWKGRKSFFTSGDSYYTKACWDVPYDDWNGDPGKRDNTTYPENAFLIREYGDYEFGGGNSTSRQLRTAGEKNLLQQAWNLQWEHNKNRKIYPRALGDLTWAFFDGLAGCTVGIEGWGMADIFRIPKFSYYFFKSQQPATYNPAMPFSSGPLVYIASYWNQPVDAEKVIVYSNCDSVRLLLNDKALATNTPDKGEETPYGKDLHNFNGGNANHLDHPPFTFTNIHFAPGTLKAIGFRKGKEVAVYSITTPGPVSRLALEPAVMGMPFHVNGDVVFVYAKLTDDAHNLAITSDMSVTMTVKGDAELVSPATVNAEAGIATFLIRSGSKKSIVTLEATAANLPVAEIRMTVK
- a CDS encoding 23S rRNA (pseudouridine(1915)-N(3))-methyltransferase RlmH: MKIQLWSIGKEHDPYIREGMAVFQKRLQHYVDFDVKLIPTVKQAASLSVAELKKQEAKIILDLLQPTDYLVALDEKGKMMTTVQFADFLQQRTNASTRQLIILIGGAFGIDQSLLERAQLKMSLSPLTFPHQLVRLIFTEQLYRAYTVINREKYHHQ